From the Tripterygium wilfordii isolate XIE 37 chromosome 6, ASM1340144v1, whole genome shotgun sequence genome, one window contains:
- the LOC120000426 gene encoding U-box domain-containing protein 45-like isoform X1: MDIADVEENFFAASDAKLHGEMCKSLSATYCKILSIFPSLEAARPRSRSGIQALCSLHIALEKTKNVLQHCSDCSKLYLAITGDSVLLKFEKAKGALIDSLRRVEDIVPQAIGSQILEIVSELENTEFSLDSLEKQIGDEIIALLQQGRTFSESNDSNELESFHRAATKLGVTSSKAALTERRALKKLIERARMEEDKRKESIVAYLLHLMRKYSKLFRSDLADDNDSQGSTPCSPTVQGSFEDAGSGGNGHAFDRQLTKLSSFNFKPTFRKSGQIPVPPEELRCPISLQLMHDPVIIASGQTYERICIEKWFSDGHDTCPKTQQKLFHLCLTPNYCVKGLINSWCEQNGVPIPDGPPESLDLNYWRLALSQPESSSSRSVKSVGSCKLKEVKIVPLEESGIIKEVESNEVEILSPQEEVSELDVFDRYQNFLTTLNEGEDMGEKCEVAEQVRLLLKDDEEARIFLGSHGFVEALMGFLELAVRERNMMAQEIAAMALFNLAVNNDRNKEMMLAAGMVQLLEDMISNTKSNGSATALYLNLSCLEQAKSIIGSSKGVPFLVGILQGEADSLCRLDALHALYNLASQPSNISNLLSAGIISGLQSLLALSGDHTWIEKCIAVLIYLASSKPGREEIVSAPCLISTLAATLDAGEPIEQEQAASCLLILCNGSEKCSEMVLQEGVIPALVSISVNGTTRGREKAQKLLMLFREQRQRDQPPPDITLQRAESSSKVMPAPESNPLCKSTSRRKMGKAFSFFWKSKSYSVSQF; this comes from the exons ATGGATATTGCTGATGTTGAAGAAAATTTTTTTGCAGCTAGTGATGCCAAG CTACATGGAGAAATGTGCAAGTCACTCTCTGCAACTTATTGCAAAATCTTGTCAATTTTCCCCTCCTTAGAAGCAGCACGGCCTAGGAGCAGATCCGGCATTCAAGCGTTGTGTTCATTGCACATTGCCCTTGAGAAGACCAAGAATGTTCTTCAGCATTGTTCAGATTGCAgtaaactttacttg GCGATAACTGGGGATTCTgttcttttaaaatttgaaaaagcgAAGGGTGCTCTGATTGATAGTCTCAGACGTGTGGAAGATATTGTACCACAGGCCATCGGAAGCCAG ATTCTGGAGATTGTAAGCGAACTTGAGAATACTGAATTCTCGCTTGATTCGCTAGAGAAACAAATTGGTGATGAAATAATTGCATTGCTTCAGCAAGGGAGAACATTTAGTGAATCAAATGACAGTAATGAGCTTGAATCTTTTCACCGAGCTGCTACTAAACTTGGTGTTACCTCGTCGAAAGCAGCTCTTACGGAGAGAAGGGCTCTCAAGAAACTCATAGAAAGAGCTCGTATGGAAGAAGACAAGCGGAAAGAATCGATTGTGGCTTATCTCTTACATCTTATGAGAAAATACTCCAAGTTATTTAGAAGTGATCTTGCAGATGATAATGATTCACAGGGCTCAACACCTTGTTCGCCAACAGTCCAGGGTTCTTTTGAGGATGCAGGGTCTGGTGGGAATGGTCATGCATTTGACAGACAGCTGACAAAATTGAGTTCCTTTAATTTTAAGCCAACCTTTAGGAAATCTGGGCAGATACCAGTTCCACCGGAAGAATTGAGGTGTCCAATATCATTACAACTAATGCATGATCCTGTCATTATTGCATCAGGACAAACGTATGAAAGGATCTGCATTGAGAAATGGTTTAGTGATGGGCATGACACCTGTCCAAAGACTCAACAGAAACTCTTTCATCTTTGCTTGACTCCTAATTACTGTGTCAAAGGTCTTATTAATAGTTGGTGTGAACAGAATGGTGTGCCTATTCCAGATGGTCCCCCTGAATCCCTTGATCTGAACTATTGGAGGCTTGCTTTGTCTCAGCCAGAGTCCTCAAGTTCAAGATCGGTGAAGAGTGTTGGCTCCTGCAAATTGAAGGAGGTAAAGATTGTTCCTTTAGAAGAGAGCGGAATCATCAAGGAGGTTGAATCAAATGAAGTGGAAATTTTATCTCCTCAGGAAGAAGTGTCTGAGCTTGATGTTTTTGATAGATATCAGAATTTTCTGACTACCTTGAATGAAGGGGAAGACATGGGGGAAAAGTGTGAAGTTGCAGAACAAGTACGGCTCCTATTGAAGGATGATGAGGAGGCCAGGATTTTCTTGGGGTCTCATGGCTTTGTTGAAGCGCTAATGGGGTTTCTGGAGTTGGCAGTTCGTGAAAGGAACATGATGGCCCAGGAAATCGCTGCTATGGCTTTGTTTAATCTTGCTGTCAACAATGACAG GAACAAGGAAATGATGTTGGCAGCTGGCATGGTACAATTGCTGGAGGATATGATCTCCAACACAAAATCCAATGGCTCAGCAACGGCCCTCTACCTGAATCTCTCTTGCCTTGAACAAGCCAAGTCTATCATTGGCTCGAGTAAGGGTGTTCCCTTTTTAGTTGGGATCCTTCAGGGTGAAGCAGATTCCCTGTGCAGACTTGATGCCCTTCATGCCCTCTATAATCTCGCCTCTCAGCCTTCTAATATTTCAAACCTTCTTTCAGCTGGCATCATTAGTGGACTCCAATCTTTACTTGCTCTGTCTGGGGACCATACTTGGATTGAAAAGTGCATAGCTGTCTTGATATATTTGGCTTCGAGTAAACCAGGAAGAGAAGAAATTGTATCTGCACCTTGCCTTATTAGCACGCTTGCAGCAACACTGGATGCTGGTGAACCCATTGAACAGGAACAAGCAGCCTCATGTCTTTTGATTCTGTGTAATGGGAGTGAGAAATGCAGTGAAATGGTCCTACAGGAAGGGGTGATACCTGCATTGGTATCAATCTCTGTCAATGGGACAACAAGGGGGAGAGAGAAGGCTCAAAAACTATTGATGCTGTTTCGCGAGCAGAGGCAACGAGATCAACCGCCTCCTGATATTACTCTACAGCGAGCTGAGAGTAGCTCCAAGGTAATGCCTGCCCCAGAGTCAAATCCTCTTTGTAAATCAACGTCAAGGAGGAAGATGGGAAAAGCTTTTAGCTTTTTCTGGAAGAGCAAGAGCTATTCGGTTTCCCAGTTTTGA
- the LOC120000426 gene encoding U-box domain-containing protein 45-like isoform X2 — translation MQLHGEMCKSLSATYCKILSIFPSLEAARPRSRSGIQALCSLHIALEKTKNVLQHCSDCSKLYLAITGDSVLLKFEKAKGALIDSLRRVEDIVPQAIGSQILEIVSELENTEFSLDSLEKQIGDEIIALLQQGRTFSESNDSNELESFHRAATKLGVTSSKAALTERRALKKLIERARMEEDKRKESIVAYLLHLMRKYSKLFRSDLADDNDSQGSTPCSPTVQGSFEDAGSGGNGHAFDRQLTKLSSFNFKPTFRKSGQIPVPPEELRCPISLQLMHDPVIIASGQTYERICIEKWFSDGHDTCPKTQQKLFHLCLTPNYCVKGLINSWCEQNGVPIPDGPPESLDLNYWRLALSQPESSSSRSVKSVGSCKLKEVKIVPLEESGIIKEVESNEVEILSPQEEVSELDVFDRYQNFLTTLNEGEDMGEKCEVAEQVRLLLKDDEEARIFLGSHGFVEALMGFLELAVRERNMMAQEIAAMALFNLAVNNDRNKEMMLAAGMVQLLEDMISNTKSNGSATALYLNLSCLEQAKSIIGSSKGVPFLVGILQGEADSLCRLDALHALYNLASQPSNISNLLSAGIISGLQSLLALSGDHTWIEKCIAVLIYLASSKPGREEIVSAPCLISTLAATLDAGEPIEQEQAASCLLILCNGSEKCSEMVLQEGVIPALVSISVNGTTRGREKAQKLLMLFREQRQRDQPPPDITLQRAESSSKVMPAPESNPLCKSTSRRKMGKAFSFFWKSKSYSVSQF, via the exons ATGCAGCTACATGGAGAAATGTGCAAGTCACTCTCTGCAACTTATTGCAAAATCTTGTCAATTTTCCCCTCCTTAGAAGCAGCACGGCCTAGGAGCAGATCCGGCATTCAAGCGTTGTGTTCATTGCACATTGCCCTTGAGAAGACCAAGAATGTTCTTCAGCATTGTTCAGATTGCAgtaaactttacttg GCGATAACTGGGGATTCTgttcttttaaaatttgaaaaagcgAAGGGTGCTCTGATTGATAGTCTCAGACGTGTGGAAGATATTGTACCACAGGCCATCGGAAGCCAG ATTCTGGAGATTGTAAGCGAACTTGAGAATACTGAATTCTCGCTTGATTCGCTAGAGAAACAAATTGGTGATGAAATAATTGCATTGCTTCAGCAAGGGAGAACATTTAGTGAATCAAATGACAGTAATGAGCTTGAATCTTTTCACCGAGCTGCTACTAAACTTGGTGTTACCTCGTCGAAAGCAGCTCTTACGGAGAGAAGGGCTCTCAAGAAACTCATAGAAAGAGCTCGTATGGAAGAAGACAAGCGGAAAGAATCGATTGTGGCTTATCTCTTACATCTTATGAGAAAATACTCCAAGTTATTTAGAAGTGATCTTGCAGATGATAATGATTCACAGGGCTCAACACCTTGTTCGCCAACAGTCCAGGGTTCTTTTGAGGATGCAGGGTCTGGTGGGAATGGTCATGCATTTGACAGACAGCTGACAAAATTGAGTTCCTTTAATTTTAAGCCAACCTTTAGGAAATCTGGGCAGATACCAGTTCCACCGGAAGAATTGAGGTGTCCAATATCATTACAACTAATGCATGATCCTGTCATTATTGCATCAGGACAAACGTATGAAAGGATCTGCATTGAGAAATGGTTTAGTGATGGGCATGACACCTGTCCAAAGACTCAACAGAAACTCTTTCATCTTTGCTTGACTCCTAATTACTGTGTCAAAGGTCTTATTAATAGTTGGTGTGAACAGAATGGTGTGCCTATTCCAGATGGTCCCCCTGAATCCCTTGATCTGAACTATTGGAGGCTTGCTTTGTCTCAGCCAGAGTCCTCAAGTTCAAGATCGGTGAAGAGTGTTGGCTCCTGCAAATTGAAGGAGGTAAAGATTGTTCCTTTAGAAGAGAGCGGAATCATCAAGGAGGTTGAATCAAATGAAGTGGAAATTTTATCTCCTCAGGAAGAAGTGTCTGAGCTTGATGTTTTTGATAGATATCAGAATTTTCTGACTACCTTGAATGAAGGGGAAGACATGGGGGAAAAGTGTGAAGTTGCAGAACAAGTACGGCTCCTATTGAAGGATGATGAGGAGGCCAGGATTTTCTTGGGGTCTCATGGCTTTGTTGAAGCGCTAATGGGGTTTCTGGAGTTGGCAGTTCGTGAAAGGAACATGATGGCCCAGGAAATCGCTGCTATGGCTTTGTTTAATCTTGCTGTCAACAATGACAG GAACAAGGAAATGATGTTGGCAGCTGGCATGGTACAATTGCTGGAGGATATGATCTCCAACACAAAATCCAATGGCTCAGCAACGGCCCTCTACCTGAATCTCTCTTGCCTTGAACAAGCCAAGTCTATCATTGGCTCGAGTAAGGGTGTTCCCTTTTTAGTTGGGATCCTTCAGGGTGAAGCAGATTCCCTGTGCAGACTTGATGCCCTTCATGCCCTCTATAATCTCGCCTCTCAGCCTTCTAATATTTCAAACCTTCTTTCAGCTGGCATCATTAGTGGACTCCAATCTTTACTTGCTCTGTCTGGGGACCATACTTGGATTGAAAAGTGCATAGCTGTCTTGATATATTTGGCTTCGAGTAAACCAGGAAGAGAAGAAATTGTATCTGCACCTTGCCTTATTAGCACGCTTGCAGCAACACTGGATGCTGGTGAACCCATTGAACAGGAACAAGCAGCCTCATGTCTTTTGATTCTGTGTAATGGGAGTGAGAAATGCAGTGAAATGGTCCTACAGGAAGGGGTGATACCTGCATTGGTATCAATCTCTGTCAATGGGACAACAAGGGGGAGAGAGAAGGCTCAAAAACTATTGATGCTGTTTCGCGAGCAGAGGCAACGAGATCAACCGCCTCCTGATATTACTCTACAGCGAGCTGAGAGTAGCTCCAAGGTAATGCCTGCCCCAGAGTCAAATCCTCTTTGTAAATCAACGTCAAGGAGGAAGATGGGAAAAGCTTTTAGCTTTTTCTGGAAGAGCAAGAGCTATTCGGTTTCCCAGTTTTGA
- the LOC120000128 gene encoding adenylate kinase 4-like isoform X1 produces the protein MASSSVALEDVPSVDMMTELLRRFKCSSKPDKRLVLIGPPGSGKGTQSPIIKDDYCLCHLATGDMLRGAVAAKTPLGIKAKEAMDKGELVSDDLVVGIIDEAMKKPSCEKGFILDGFPRTVVQAEKLDEMLGKQGTKIDKVLNFAVDDSILEERITGRWIHPSSGRSYHTKFAPPKVPGVDDVTGDPLIQRKDDTPEVLKSRLDAFHKQTEPVIDYYAKKGVLANLPAEKPPKEVTTEVQKVLSS, from the exons atgGCGAGTTCTTCCGTGGCATTGGAGGATGTGCCTTCCGTTGATATGATGACCGAGCTCCTTCGCCGGTTCAAGTGCTCCTCCAAGCCCGATAAGCGTCTCGTTCTCATCg GTCCACCTGGTTCGGGAAAGGGTACACAGTCACCTATTATCAAGGATGATTACTGTCTGTGTCATCTGGCCACCGGTGATATGCTGCGAGGGGCCGTTGCTGCCAAAACTCCTCTTGGGATTAAAGCTAAAGAAGCCATGGATAAG GGAGAACTTGTTTCTGATGATTTGGTTGTTGGAATAATTGATGAAGCAATGAAGAAGCCTTCATGTGAAAAAGGCTTTATTCTGGATGGTTTTCCGAGGACCGTGGTCCAAGCTGAGAAG CTTGATGAGATGCTTGGAAAGCAGGGAACAAAAATTGATAAGGTGCTCAATTTTGCAGTTGATGATTCAATATTGGAGGAAAGGATCACTGGCCGTTGGATTCACCCTTCTAGTGGCCGATCCTACCATACTAAATTTGCACCTCCCAAGGTTCCTGGAGTTGATGAT GTCACTGGAGACCCTTTGATTCAACGAAAGGATGATACCCCAGAAGTCCTCAAGTCAAGACTGGATGCATTTCACAAGCAGACAGAACCT GTTATCGATTATTATGCCAAAAAGGGTGTTCTTGCAAACCTCCCTGCAGAGAAACCGCCAAAGGAAGTCACGACCGAGGTCCAGAAGGTTCTATCTTCGTAA
- the LOC120000128 gene encoding adenylate kinase 4-like isoform X2 codes for MAGPPGSGKGTQSPIIKDDYCLCHLATGDMLRGAVAAKTPLGIKAKEAMDKGELVSDDLVVGIIDEAMKKPSCEKGFILDGFPRTVVQAEKLDEMLGKQGTKIDKVLNFAVDDSILEERITGRWIHPSSGRSYHTKFAPPKVPGVDDVTGDPLIQRKDDTPEVLKSRLDAFHKQTEPVIDYYAKKGVLANLPAEKPPKEVTTEVQKVLSS; via the exons ATGGCAGGTCCACCTGGTTCGGGAAAGGGTACACAGTCACCTATTATCAAGGATGATTACTGTCTGTGTCATCTGGCCACCGGTGATATGCTGCGAGGGGCCGTTGCTGCCAAAACTCCTCTTGGGATTAAAGCTAAAGAAGCCATGGATAAG GGAGAACTTGTTTCTGATGATTTGGTTGTTGGAATAATTGATGAAGCAATGAAGAAGCCTTCATGTGAAAAAGGCTTTATTCTGGATGGTTTTCCGAGGACCGTGGTCCAAGCTGAGAAG CTTGATGAGATGCTTGGAAAGCAGGGAACAAAAATTGATAAGGTGCTCAATTTTGCAGTTGATGATTCAATATTGGAGGAAAGGATCACTGGCCGTTGGATTCACCCTTCTAGTGGCCGATCCTACCATACTAAATTTGCACCTCCCAAGGTTCCTGGAGTTGATGAT GTCACTGGAGACCCTTTGATTCAACGAAAGGATGATACCCCAGAAGTCCTCAAGTCAAGACTGGATGCATTTCACAAGCAGACAGAACCT GTTATCGATTATTATGCCAAAAAGGGTGTTCTTGCAAACCTCCCTGCAGAGAAACCGCCAAAGGAAGTCACGACCGAGGTCCAGAAGGTTCTATCTTCGTAA